A portion of the Malania oleifera isolate guangnan ecotype guangnan chromosome 3, ASM2987363v1, whole genome shotgun sequence genome contains these proteins:
- the LOC131152267 gene encoding 9-cis-epoxycarotenoid dioxygenase NCED6, chloroplastic: MHHPTPLSPAFYFHYLTAPPYSLPPSSPLSLSLSLSLSLSLSLAMQFFAAPSPPELETPPHPRIPANTAPLNSQSISCKILTNPSNKSLPKEPPPPSQLRLQLPVKPPPTMSPTTPAAKLPMLNPLQKLAARALDSVEKSLIVELLEKNHKLPRTVDPAVQISGNFAPVPEFPVQQELEVVGQIPASLHGVYLRNGANPNFLPTGRHHLFDGDGMIHAVKFGASNRVSYSCRFTRTSRFMQEAALGRPLFPKPISELHGHSGIARLALFYARGLVGVIDCSKGIGVANAGLVYFNGRLLAMSEDDLPYHVRIKSDGDLETIGRCNFTGQLECPMVAHPKVDPTTGELHALSYNAMSKPYLKYFKFDTCGRKSRDVEINLRAPTMIHDFAITENYVVVPDHQVVFKLSEMARGGSPVIYDPNKTSRFGVLPKNDADDSRIRWFDVPDCFCFHLWNSWEEYSGDSNGDDTVVVIGSCMNPPDSIFNEREESLRSELSEIRLNMKTGESSRRVIVEDMNLEAGQVNKRRLGRKTRYAYMAIAEPWPRCSGVAKVDLVTGEVSRYLYGEGRYGGEPCYVAREGEEEEAEGGWVMSFVRDERRGRSELVVLKAAEMEEEARVRLPRRVPYGFHGTFVSSEELEEQALLP; encoded by the coding sequence ATGCACCACCCCACCCCTCTCTCCCCGGCCTTCTATTTCCATTACTTAACAGCTCCACCATATTCCCTCCCGCCGtcttcacctctctctctctctctctctctctctctctctctctctctctctctcgccatGCAATTCTTCGCCGCTCCGTCACCTCCCGAACTCGAAACCCCCCCTCATCCTCGCATACCTGCAAACACAGCTCCATTGAATTCGCAGTCCATCTCATGCAAAATTCTCACCAACCCCTCCAATAAGTCACTCCCCAAAGAACCACCGCCGCCATCGCAGCTGCGGCTGCAACTTCCAGTCAAACCTCCACCGACGATGTCGCCGACAACCCCAGCTGCGAAGCTTCCCATGTTAAACCCGCTTCAGAAACTGGCTGCAAGAGCACTCGACTCCGTGGAGAAATCGCTGATAGTTGAATTACTGGAAAAGAATCATAAGCTCCCCCGCACCGTCGACCCGGCGGTTCAAATATCCGGGAACTTTGCTCCGGTTCCGGAGTTTCCCGTCCAACAGGAGCTCGAAGTTGTGGGTCAGATTCCGGCCAGCCTTCACGGCGTTTATCTGCGCAACGGAGCAAACCCCAACTTCTTGCCGACGGGCAGACATCACCTATTCGATGGCGACGGCATGATCCACGCGGTCAAGTTCGGAGCTTCGAACCGGGTCAGCTACAGCTGCCGGTTCACTCGAACCAGCCGGTTCATGCAGGAAGCAGCGCTGGGCCGTCCCCTTTTTCCCAAGCCCATAAGCGAGCTGCATGGCCACTCTGGGATCGCGAGGCTCGCGCTTTTCTACGCGCGCGGTTTGGTCGGCGTGATCGACTGCTCAAAGGGCATCGGCGTGGCGAACGCAGGGCTCGTCTATTTCAACGGCAGGCTTCTTGCCATGTCAGAGGACGACCTGCCGTACCACGTCAGAATCAAAAGCGACGGTGATCTGGAGACAATCGGACGGTGCAACTTCACCGGGCAGCTCGAATGTCCCATGGTTGCTCACCCCAAGGTGGACCCCACGACAGGGGAGCTTCACGCTCTGAGCTACAACGCGATGTCTAAACCCTACCTCAAGTACTTCAAGTTCGACACGTGCGGGAGAAAGTCACGTGACGTGGAAATCAATCTACGAGCGCCCACGATGATCCACGACTTCGCCATAACGGAGAACTACGTGGTGGTTCCCGACCACCAGGTGGTGTTCAAACTATCAGAGATGGCTCGGGGCGGGTCGCCCGTAATCTACGACCCGAATAAGACTTCCCGGTTCGGAGTTCTACCAAAGAACGACGCCGACGACTCGAGAATCCGGTGGTTCGACGTGCCAGATTGCTTCTGCTTCCACCTGTGGAATTCATGGGAGGAATATTCCGGCGACAGCAACGGTGATGACACCGTGGTCGTCATCGGGTCTTGCATGAACCCGCCGGACTCCATTTTCAACGAACGGGAAGAATCCCTGCGGAGCGAGCTGTCGGAGATCCGGCTGAACATGAAAACGGGGGAGTCGAGCAGGCGAGTGATCGTAGAGGATATGAATTTGGAGGCTGGGCAAGTGAACAAGCGGAGGCTGGGAAGAAAGACCCGGTACGCGTACATGGCTATAGCAGAGCCGTGGCCGAGGTGTTCGGGGGTGGCGAAGGTGGACTTGGTGACCGGAGAGGTGAGTCGGTATTTGTACGGCGAGGGGAGGTACGGCGGCGAGCCATGTTACGTAGCGCGGGAAGGAGAGGAAGAAGAGGCGGAGGGAGGGTGGGTGATGAGTTTTGTGAGAGATGAGAGGAGGGGAAGGTCGGAGCTGGTGGTGTTGAAGGCGGCGGAGATGGAGGAAGAGGCGAGGGTGAGGTTGCCGAGGAGAGTGCCGTACGGATTTCATGGTACTTTTGTGAGTTCCGAAGAGTTGGAGGAGCAGGCTTTGTTGCCTTAA